The following proteins come from a genomic window of Nitrosopumilus sp.:
- a CDS encoding putative RNA uridine N3 methyltransferase, whose amino-acid sequence MKLSVAIPESALSDESLKIDKTRKISVLARACAIFKIDTIYVYQEGNNRTDGSLMVMILKYLETPQFLRRRLFPKMNDLKFAGVLQPLKIPSHITPVNSKKINAGDIREGIVISVKGKKFVDVGINQLIPFFGKTSIGKRVTVQFKEGFPKLSVKEIDKSEVKTYWGYSVKERANLFSVLTEWKGNVIITSRKGKTATKEQISKYTKSEQPTLIVFGSPEKGVHEILGGKMKNVQNAKALNFFPNQATETIRLEEALLGTLAIINAQSTS is encoded by the coding sequence TTGAAATTATCTGTTGCAATACCAGAATCAGCATTATCTGACGAATCACTTAAGATAGATAAAACAAGGAAAATTTCTGTTCTTGCAAGAGCATGTGCCATTTTTAAAATTGATACGATATATGTCTACCAAGAAGGAAATAACAGAACAGATGGAAGTCTAATGGTAATGATTTTAAAATATTTAGAGACACCACAGTTTTTGAGAAGAAGGTTATTTCCAAAAATGAATGATTTAAAATTTGCAGGAGTTTTACAACCGCTAAAAATTCCAAGCCACATAACTCCAGTGAATTCTAAAAAAATCAATGCAGGAGACATCAGAGAAGGAATTGTAATCAGTGTGAAAGGTAAAAAGTTTGTTGATGTAGGAATAAATCAACTAATCCCATTTTTTGGTAAGACATCAATTGGTAAAAGAGTCACAGTTCAATTTAAAGAAGGATTTCCAAAATTATCTGTAAAAGAGATAGACAAAAGTGAAGTTAAAACATATTGGGGGTATTCTGTCAAAGAGAGAGCAAATTTATTTTCAGTATTGACAGAATGGAAAGGAAATGTAATCATCACATCCAGAAAAGGCAAAACTGCGACAAAAGAACAGATTTCCAAATACACAAAATCAGAACAACCCACACTCATAGTTTTTGGATCTCCCGAAAAAGGAGTTCATGAAATTCTTGGAGGTAAAATGAAAAATGTTCAAAATGCAAAAGCATTGAATTTTTTCCCCAATCAAGCCACTGAAACTATACGGTTAGAAGAAGCATTGTTAGGAACATTGGCAATAATTAATGCTCAAAGTACTTCATAA
- a CDS encoding DUF371 domain-containing protein, protein MKFEIEFFGHKNIRSNHQKTIEITKESHLTPQGDCIVGVNATSSCADLPLELKNKLKNSNSKIKFTISVGDDKFTLEGRGHPELILAHTKDIVIRKSDFICPRTLAIKCDKASDLLPRTMVSLLQNPKTKGTFTINID, encoded by the coding sequence GTGAAATTTGAAATTGAATTTTTTGGACATAAAAATATTAGATCCAACCATCAAAAAACTATTGAAATTACAAAGGAATCTCATTTAACCCCTCAAGGGGATTGCATTGTGGGTGTAAATGCAACATCCAGTTGTGCTGATTTACCATTAGAATTAAAAAATAAATTGAAAAATTCTAATTCAAAAATAAAATTCACTATTAGTGTAGGTGATGATAAATTTACTTTAGAAGGAAGAGGGCATCCAGAATTGATCCTTGCTCATACTAAAGACATTGTAATACGAAAAAGTGATTTTATTTGTCCTAGAACTTTGGCAATAAAATGTGATAAGGCATCGGATTTGTTGCCTAGGACGATGGTATCTTTATTACAAAATCCAAAAACAAAAGGTACTTTTACTATTAATATTGATTGA
- a CDS encoding 30S ribosomal protein S19, with amino-acid sequence MVKEFLYRGIPKEDLDSMSLEKLFLLFNSRQRRSLTRGITDGKRKLIEEIKAAKAGKVKNPIKTHVRDLIVLPYMVGVTVNVFSGKEFRPVSITAEMIGHYLGEYVITNKRVSHGAPGVGASRSSLYVPLK; translated from the coding sequence TTGGTTAAAGAATTTCTATACAGAGGCATTCCAAAAGAGGATCTTGACAGCATGTCCTTAGAAAAATTATTCCTATTATTCAATTCTAGACAAAGGAGATCCCTTACAAGAGGAATTACCGATGGAAAGAGAAAATTGATTGAAGAGATCAAAGCTGCAAAAGCAGGAAAAGTAAAAAATCCCATAAAGACACATGTTAGAGACTTGATTGTTTTACCATACATGGTGGGTGTTACAGTAAATGTATTTTCAGGAAAAGAATTTCGTCCAGTAAGTATCACCGCAGAAATGATTGGGCATTACTTAGGAGAATACGTAATAACAAACAAGAGAGTTTCACACGGTGCACCAGGTGTGGGTGCATCAAGATCCAGTCTCTACGTACCACTAAAGTGA
- a CDS encoding cytochrome c biogenesis protein CcdA — protein MSEINLAVAALAGLGSFVAPCILPMIPAFLAYISGTTLTELNQAGNAKVFTINRTNIVLNSVFFVLGFSVVFSILGVIINSVLGTASEEFIDVLNQVGGIIIIGFGIFLLLSTKINKLNIEKKFFPKRSKASYPMSFVFGLAFAAGWTPCVGPILGTILTLAATTPSVAFNLLLVYSLGLGIPFILIGVFYSRATRMIRSMSKHLKYYNLVLGGFIMILGILVFTNQLAYIANFPLLNELLFLG, from the coding sequence ATGAGTGAGATCAATCTGGCAGTAGCTGCACTTGCAGGATTAGGATCATTTGTAGCTCCATGTATCTTACCAATGATACCGGCATTTTTGGCATATATTTCAGGAACAACACTTACAGAATTAAATCAAGCAGGAAATGCCAAAGTATTCACTATAAACAGAACCAATATTGTTTTAAACTCAGTATTCTTTGTTCTAGGATTTTCAGTGGTGTTCTCAATATTAGGAGTAATTATTAACAGTGTGCTAGGAACAGCATCTGAAGAATTTATAGATGTATTAAATCAAGTAGGAGGAATTATCATCATAGGGTTTGGAATATTCTTACTTCTTTCAACAAAGATCAATAAATTAAACATAGAAAAAAAATTCTTTCCTAAAAGATCAAAAGCAAGTTATCCTATGTCATTTGTTTTTGGATTAGCATTTGCTGCAGGTTGGACACCATGTGTTGGTCCAATATTAGGCACAATACTTACACTGGCTGCAACAACTCCATCTGTTGCATTTAATTTATTATTAGTTTACTCCTTAGGATTAGGAATTCCATTCATTTTGATTGGAGTGTTTTATTCTAGGGCAACCAGAATGATTCGTTCTATGAGCAAACATTTGAAATATTACAATTTAGTATTAGGTGGATTTATTATGATTTTAGGAATTTTGGTTTTCACAAATCAATTGGCATATATTGCAAATTTTCCACTGCTTAACGAATTATTATTTTTAGGGTGA
- the psmA gene encoding archaeal proteasome endopeptidase complex subunit alpha, with translation MLPAQQGYDRAITVFSPDGRLYQVEYAIETVRRGTIAVGVKCKEGIIIAVEEKPRKLQISNTAQKIFQIDDHVGVAAAGYIPDARSQVDNARFFSQSNKMIYDEPVEVETIAKHLADQCQQYTQYAGVRPYGVALILGGVVNNTPQLYLTDPSGTYISYDAIAIGSGSDQVTDFLEKTYKDDLSLDEAATLAAAGIYLSSEDKEGTSHIRMAHIKTETELYELVSDEQIANYAKTAREKYPHDQK, from the coding sequence ATGCTTCCTGCACAACAAGGTTACGATAGAGCAATTACTGTATTTTCGCCTGATGGCAGATTATACCAAGTAGAGTATGCAATAGAGACGGTACGAAGAGGAACAATTGCTGTAGGAGTAAAATGTAAGGAGGGCATAATTATTGCAGTAGAAGAAAAACCAAGAAAATTACAAATCTCAAACACTGCTCAAAAGATTTTTCAAATTGATGATCATGTAGGAGTGGCTGCAGCAGGATATATCCCAGATGCAAGAAGTCAAGTAGACAATGCACGATTCTTTTCTCAAAGTAATAAAATGATTTATGATGAACCAGTTGAAGTTGAAACTATTGCGAAACATCTAGCGGATCAATGTCAACAATACACGCAATATGCAGGAGTAAGACCTTACGGTGTTGCGTTAATTCTTGGTGGAGTTGTAAATAATACACCACAATTGTATCTAACAGATCCTAGTGGAACTTACATATCATATGATGCAATTGCAATTGGTTCAGGTTCAGATCAAGTTACAGACTTTTTAGAAAAAACATACAAAGATGATCTTTCACTAGATGAAGCAGCAACATTAGCCGCTGCCGGAATTTATCTGTCAAGTGAAGATAAAGAAGGAACAAGCCATATCAGAATGGCACATATTAAAACAGAAACTGAGTTGTATGAACTAGTTTCAGATGAGCAAATTGCAAATTATGCAAAAACTGCAAGAGAAAAATACCCACACGACCAAAAATAA
- a CDS encoding 50S ribosomal protein L23 produces MNVDQANKIILKPYITEKTFAMVENESKICFIVERSASKPEIAEAVKALYKENVTNVNTARTIYGKKAFVQFENTEKARDLATKIGML; encoded by the coding sequence ATGAACGTAGATCAAGCAAACAAAATCATTCTCAAACCATACATTACAGAAAAAACGTTTGCCATGGTAGAAAACGAAAGCAAAATTTGTTTTATTGTAGAACGATCAGCAAGTAAACCAGAAATTGCCGAAGCCGTAAAAGCACTATACAAAGAAAATGTCACTAACGTTAACACCGCAAGAACAATTTATGGTAAAAAAGCATTTGTTCAATTCGAAAATACAGAAAAAGCAAGAGATTTGGCGACAAAGATAGGAATGCTATAA
- a CDS encoding redoxin family protein — protein sequence MKSEIKTASILGIVIAMGLVITSITFSTLDEKSETANIQETKTLGKIDKSGFKMAPDLVGISNYLNTTPEELKKQIENKVVLYDIWTYSCINCVRTLPYITAWDDKYEEQGLLVIGIHSPEFEFEKNPENVKMAIEKYGIEYPVVMDNDMETWKAFENRYWPRKYIADHEGYIRYDHIGEGGYQETEKIIQQLLEERDASLGIQMASSAPLVELEEFEHTMFRTPELYFGYNFAQNRNQLGSDEGFQPEKVVTYSDPEKIDLHKFYPIGDWKNHEDSMELASANGSIKLLYNAKEVNLVTANNAELEIYLDGEPLPSRYSGKDITFENKIAVSEPGLYNIISSETSSSHTMEIKVVGKGFQIFTFTFG from the coding sequence TTGAAATCGGAAATTAAAACTGCATCAATCTTAGGAATTGTGATAGCCATGGGACTTGTGATTACAAGTATTACTTTCTCAACTTTAGATGAAAAATCTGAAACAGCAAATATTCAGGAAACAAAAACACTTGGTAAAATTGACAAATCAGGATTCAAAATGGCTCCAGATTTAGTAGGCATATCAAATTATTTGAATACCACTCCAGAAGAATTAAAAAAACAAATTGAAAATAAAGTGGTGCTTTATGATATTTGGACATACAGTTGTATCAATTGTGTAAGAACACTACCTTACATCACTGCATGGGACGATAAATATGAAGAACAGGGATTATTAGTTATAGGAATTCATTCACCAGAATTTGAATTTGAAAAAAATCCTGAAAATGTCAAAATGGCAATTGAAAAATATGGCATAGAATATCCTGTTGTGATGGATAATGATATGGAAACATGGAAAGCTTTTGAAAACAGATATTGGCCAAGAAAGTACATTGCAGATCATGAAGGATACATAAGATATGATCACATTGGAGAAGGCGGATATCAGGAAACTGAAAAAATCATTCAACAGCTTTTAGAAGAACGCGATGCATCACTTGGAATTCAGATGGCATCATCTGCACCACTTGTAGAATTAGAAGAATTTGAACATACAATGTTCAGAACACCTGAATTGTATTTTGGTTACAATTTTGCTCAGAATAGAAATCAGTTAGGAAGTGATGAAGGGTTTCAACCAGAAAAAGTTGTAACTTATTCAGATCCGGAAAAAATTGATCTACACAAGTTTTACCCAATAGGAGATTGGAAAAACCATGAAGATAGTATGGAATTGGCATCTGCAAATGGATCAATCAAATTACTTTACAACGCAAAAGAAGTAAATCTAGTTACTGCAAATAATGCAGAACTAGAGATATATCTTGATGGAGAACCACTGCCATCAAGATATTCAGGTAAAGACATCACATTTGAAAATAAAATAGCAGTTTCAGAACCAGGATTATACAATATCATTAGCAGTGAAACTAGTTCTTCACACACTATGGAAATTAAGGTTGTAGGAAAGGGGTTTCAAATATTTACATTTACATTTGGATAG
- a CDS encoding 30S ribosomal protein S3 has product MSAVKNVIKDNYNMMLLKDYLREAIKDAGFSHAEISKTPVGTRVALHVTRPGIVIGRKGSGIRTLTDKLASDFGLKNPQISVVEIEKPELSPSVMCNRMAAHLERGTAFRRATMWTLKQIMENGAMGVQITISGKLRGDRSAFEKHTAGILPRAGHHAEVIVAEDIAHVKTAMGLIGIRIRIARKDKLIPEFEMKTQKAMKIKQVKDEDTGKMRDETIAETKARTESEQIALEEERMKELETLEEEEARFK; this is encoded by the coding sequence ATGTCAGCGGTCAAAAACGTAATCAAAGATAACTACAACATGATGCTTCTGAAAGACTATCTAAGAGAAGCAATTAAGGATGCAGGATTTTCTCATGCAGAGATTTCAAAAACTCCAGTAGGAACCAGAGTTGCGTTACATGTAACTAGACCAGGTATAGTTATCGGAAGAAAAGGTTCTGGAATCAGAACATTAACAGATAAACTTGCATCAGACTTTGGATTAAAAAATCCACAAATATCAGTAGTAGAAATTGAAAAACCAGAATTATCTCCAAGCGTCATGTGTAATAGAATGGCGGCTCATTTAGAGAGAGGAACTGCTTTTAGAAGAGCAACTATGTGGACACTAAAACAAATCATGGAAAATGGTGCCATGGGCGTTCAAATTACAATATCTGGTAAGCTAAGAGGAGACCGTTCTGCATTTGAGAAACACACAGCAGGAATTTTACCAAGAGCAGGTCACCATGCAGAAGTAATAGTTGCAGAAGACATTGCACATGTAAAAACAGCCATGGGTTTAATTGGAATCAGAATAAGAATTGCTAGAAAAGATAAATTAATTCCTGAATTTGAAATGAAGACTCAGAAAGCAATGAAGATTAAACAAGTCAAAGATGAAGACACAGGAAAAATGAGAGATGAAACTATAGCAGAGACAAAAGCAAGAACAGAATCAGAACAAATTGCACTTGAAGAAGAAAGAATGAAAGAGCTTGAAACACTAGAGGAAGAAGAGGCCAGATTCAAATGA
- a CDS encoding 50S ribosomal protein L3, translating to MGARKNHQPRRGSLAYSPRIRAKSMEARIRSWPKLNSEEPKILAHCGFKAGCVQIVTIDDREKVPNAGKQLVSLGTVLVTPPVLILGIRGYSKDHDGMHAEFDVYAEDIPKYISKEITVKNKEGALDNAEKSLRKIKEIFAIVAVSPRAAGLEQKKPYIFEASVSGGDIQKQFTHVKELLGKEIKIDQIFETGASVDVAAITKGKGWQGVIQRWGVKKKQHKSRKTVREVGSLGPISPQSVMYTVPRAGQMGFHQRIEYDKRIMIMGNTNDEQIKINPDGGYKHFGLVKGDFIILKGSVPGTYRRLIKLRSQIRNVPVKITKPNILEVVI from the coding sequence ATGGGCGCTAGAAAGAACCATCAACCACGTAGAGGAAGTCTTGCATACTCACCTAGAATACGTGCTAAAAGTATGGAGGCACGAATTAGATCATGGCCAAAATTAAATTCAGAAGAACCAAAGATTTTAGCTCATTGTGGTTTCAAAGCAGGGTGTGTACAAATAGTAACTATCGATGATCGTGAAAAAGTTCCAAATGCAGGAAAACAACTCGTAAGCCTTGGAACAGTTCTAGTTACACCACCGGTATTAATTCTAGGAATTAGAGGATACTCGAAAGATCATGATGGAATGCATGCAGAATTTGATGTATACGCAGAAGATATTCCAAAATACATTTCAAAAGAAATTACAGTGAAAAACAAAGAAGGTGCATTAGATAATGCAGAAAAATCCCTTCGAAAAATTAAAGAGATTTTTGCAATTGTTGCTGTATCTCCACGTGCAGCAGGATTAGAACAGAAAAAACCTTACATCTTTGAAGCTTCAGTTAGCGGAGGAGACATACAAAAACAATTTACTCATGTCAAAGAATTACTTGGAAAAGAGATCAAGATTGATCAGATTTTTGAAACAGGCGCAAGTGTAGATGTTGCAGCAATCACTAAAGGTAAAGGATGGCAAGGAGTTATTCAAAGATGGGGAGTAAAAAAGAAACAACACAAATCAAGAAAGACAGTTAGAGAAGTAGGTTCACTTGGTCCAATTTCCCCACAAAGTGTTATGTATACAGTACCAAGAGCAGGACAAATGGGATTCCATCAAAGAATAGAATATGATAAACGAATCATGATTATGGGCAACACAAATGACGAACAGATTAAAATCAATCCAGACGGAGGCTACAAACACTTTGGATTAGTAAAAGGAGACTTCATTATTCTAAAAGGATCCGTTCCAGGAACATATAGAAGATTGATTAAACTCAGAAGTCAGATTAGAAACGTACCAGTTAAAATTACCAAGCCAAACATTTTGGAGGTTGTAATTTAA
- the rplD gene encoding 50S ribosomal protein L4, with protein MKTASYSIAGVKDGEIELPLVFSTPFRRELIHKAFTNLTSHKFQPQGRHPSAGQDVVADSNDPPTGQGVARVARSTGGGGGRQGQGAEVASTRGGRQAHPPIVGKVIYKKLNKKENKLALCSAIAATGSKELVKLRGHKIEGIESFPIIVSDEIESMSKTNDIFKVLDALKLTQDVERLESRRPRSGQSRLRGRSKKVGKSVLFVTKDASNIKKAIGTLPGVEAKSVKDLSILDLAPGSDPIRLTVYSKSAIEEIAKIKSTHLEVMVKTQ; from the coding sequence ATGAAAACAGCATCTTATTCAATAGCAGGAGTAAAGGATGGCGAAATAGAGCTTCCACTAGTATTTTCAACTCCTTTTAGAAGAGAATTGATTCACAAAGCTTTCACCAATTTAACTTCACATAAATTCCAACCACAGGGAAGACACCCATCTGCAGGTCAAGATGTGGTTGCAGATTCTAATGATCCGCCAACAGGTCAAGGTGTAGCACGTGTTGCTAGAAGTACTGGTGGCGGTGGCGGAAGACAAGGACAAGGTGCAGAAGTTGCATCAACCAGAGGCGGGAGACAAGCACATCCACCAATTGTAGGTAAAGTGATTTATAAAAAATTAAATAAAAAAGAAAACAAATTAGCATTATGCTCCGCAATAGCTGCAACTGGATCAAAAGAACTTGTTAAATTACGAGGCCATAAAATTGAAGGTATTGAATCATTCCCAATCATAGTATCTGACGAAATAGAATCAATGTCAAAAACAAATGACATCTTCAAAGTATTAGACGCATTAAAACTCACACAAGATGTAGAAAGACTAGAATCAAGAAGACCACGTTCAGGACAATCAAGACTTAGAGGACGAAGTAAAAAAGTTGGAAAGAGCGTTTTGTTTGTTACAAAAGACGCTTCAAATATCAAAAAGGCAATAGGCACACTACCAGGGGTAGAAGCAAAAAGTGTCAAAGATTTAAGCATATTAGATTTAGCTCCAGGTTCAGATCCAATTAGATTAACAGTATATTCCAAATCAGCAATTGAAGAAATTGCAAAAATTAAATCAACACATCTAGAGGTTATGGTGAAAACACAATGA
- a CDS encoding 50S ribosomal protein L22: protein MGRFNYAFQNYDATKHVRSSLREKDISHKHAREVAVSIKGLSIEKARDYLIAVVNKKRAVAFRRYKNQVGHKSDPGMMSGRYPQKTAKEFIKVLDNLESNAEYKGMDLDRLRIINATVHKGVIVKRFIPRAMGRATPKNNVLTHVELVAQEI, encoded by the coding sequence ATGGGCAGATTCAATTACGCTTTCCAAAATTATGATGCAACAAAACACGTACGTTCATCATTACGAGAAAAAGATATTTCACACAAGCATGCACGTGAAGTAGCTGTTTCTATCAAAGGATTATCAATTGAGAAAGCAAGAGATTATCTGATTGCAGTAGTTAACAAAAAAAGAGCGGTTGCGTTTAGAAGATATAAGAATCAAGTAGGACATAAATCAGATCCAGGAATGATGTCAGGACGTTATCCACAAAAAACAGCAAAGGAGTTTATCAAAGTTTTAGATAATTTAGAATCAAATGCAGAATACAAAGGAATGGATTTAGATAGATTACGAATTATCAATGCCACTGTCCACAAAGGAGTAATTGTCAAGAGATTCATCCCAAGAGCTATGGGAAGGGCAACTCCCAAAAACAATGTATTGACACATGTAGAATTGGTGGCACAGGAGATTTAG
- the bioB gene encoding biotin synthase BioB, translating into MSTLEFIKECQEKVFSGISISSEDAKKLLNIQDEKLKELAKCANEITREFNGNKVDVEQLNNIKKNACSEDCTFCGQSAFFDTDIDTYQLPSPKEVVNKAQKAKEDGAESYCLVAAWREPSTRDFEKVCKIISEINDKVGINVECSLGFLTPEQAKKLKELKVKRYNHNLETAKSKFPEICTTHTYEDRLKTLKIARDAGLELCTGGIIGLGETREQRLELALELGRLYPEEVTINILVPMPGTPLELQTDLPNSEIVRIFSVIRFLLPESVIKISGGRESKLEDSGEELLQSGANGIITEGYLTMGGNEAKKDRELIEKIGLQS; encoded by the coding sequence ATGAGTACACTAGAATTTATCAAAGAGTGTCAAGAAAAAGTATTTTCAGGAATCAGTATTTCTTCAGAAGACGCAAAAAAATTATTGAATATACAAGACGAAAAATTAAAAGAATTAGCAAAATGCGCAAATGAAATAACTCGTGAATTTAACGGGAATAAAGTCGATGTTGAACAATTAAACAATATCAAAAAAAATGCCTGTAGTGAAGACTGTACATTTTGTGGACAATCGGCATTTTTTGACACTGATATAGACACATATCAATTACCTTCACCTAAAGAAGTAGTAAATAAAGCGCAAAAAGCTAAAGAGGACGGTGCGGAGTCATATTGTCTTGTTGCAGCTTGGAGAGAACCATCGACTAGGGATTTCGAAAAAGTTTGTAAAATTATAAGTGAGATCAATGATAAAGTAGGGATCAATGTGGAGTGTAGTTTGGGATTTCTAACACCAGAACAAGCAAAAAAACTAAAAGAACTTAAAGTCAAAAGATACAATCACAATTTGGAAACTGCAAAATCAAAATTTCCTGAAATATGTACAACACATACGTATGAAGATAGATTGAAAACATTGAAAATTGCAAGAGACGCAGGATTAGAATTGTGTACTGGCGGGATTATTGGATTAGGAGAAACACGAGAACAGAGACTGGAATTGGCACTTGAATTAGGAAGACTATATCCAGAAGAAGTAACAATTAACATTCTAGTTCCAATGCCTGGAACTCCATTAGAGTTACAAACAGATCTTCCAAATTCAGAAATAGTTAGAATTTTTTCAGTTATACGATTTTTACTACCTGAATCAGTAATCAAAATTTCTGGCGGTCGAGAATCAAAGTTAGAAGATTCTGGAGAGGAACTTCTCCAAAGTGGTGCCAATGGGATAATCACTGAAGGGTATTTAACTATGGGAGGAAATGAGGCTAAAAAAGACCGAGAATTAATAGAGAAAATTGGCCTCCAATCATAA
- a CDS encoding Snf7 family protein, protein MISNSWNKAERESISQKVMGRVKPDEPLKNKIDFAQKKLQFQISKLESINEKLQKKHDIIFEKIVNAQRNNKPSYAQAYAGELTQVRKMKNMVSGAKLSMEQVKLRLDTVSELGDVVVTLSPCMSIIKGLSPSLNGIMPEANASMQDLSQILGDVMSGSSVNMGDAMNMGTETNADTLAILEEAHNVIAGQTKSSIPDVPDSLKKQIVERKSDIFI, encoded by the coding sequence TTGATAAGCAATTCATGGAATAAAGCAGAAAGAGAAAGCATATCTCAGAAAGTAATGGGAAGGGTAAAACCAGACGAGCCATTAAAGAACAAAATTGACTTTGCACAAAAAAAATTACAATTTCAAATTTCAAAATTAGAATCAATAAATGAAAAATTGCAGAAAAAACACGATATTATCTTTGAGAAGATAGTAAATGCACAAAGAAACAACAAACCCAGTTATGCACAAGCATATGCAGGAGAATTAACTCAAGTTAGAAAAATGAAAAACATGGTAAGCGGTGCCAAACTTTCAATGGAGCAGGTCAAACTTAGACTAGACACAGTATCGGAATTAGGAGATGTAGTCGTAACACTTAGTCCATGTATGTCAATCATTAAAGGTCTTAGTCCTTCACTTAATGGAATAATGCCAGAGGCCAATGCTTCAATGCAAGATTTGTCACAAATACTTGGCGATGTGATGTCAGGCTCATCAGTAAACATGGGAGATGCTATGAATATGGGTACCGAGACAAATGCAGACACATTGGCAATTCTTGAAGAAGCACATAATGTAATTGCAGGTCAAACCAAATCATCAATCCCAGATGTTCCAGACAGTCTGAAAAAACAAATTGTTGAGAGAAAATCAGATATTTTTATCTAG
- a CDS encoding pyridoxal phosphate-dependent aminotransferase family protein, translated as MASNHKLNFVDSELENLKRLNLYRKLRYGKSKGSHIIINNKKSLNLCSNDYLGIQTSQIQINQLQSSSRLVSGNDELYKKLESILAKHKSQQNSLVYPTGYMANLGAISAIAKKRDIILSDELNHASIIESCKLTDSKIIIYKHNDMQDLEKKLKLKANNKFVITEGIFSMDGDFSSLKQISELSEKQNAITIVDDAHGDFVVGRDGSGTPSYFNVEKKIDLYISSLSKGLGSFGGYVASKNNVIDLCINKSKSFIYTSALPSFLIEYSIKRFKSNREKRKKKLERNTRKLIKGLKQIGFEINSTTHIIPIIIGDEKTAMEFGEFLMNRGVFAQPIRYPTVPKNKARLRISVTAWLSDKDIERSLEIFEKAFRKFCN; from the coding sequence TTGGCCTCCAATCATAAACTAAATTTTGTTGATTCTGAATTAGAAAATCTAAAACGACTGAATCTTTATAGAAAATTACGATATGGAAAATCCAAAGGGTCTCACATTATTATCAATAATAAAAAATCATTGAATTTATGCTCAAATGATTATTTAGGGATACAGACATCACAAATTCAAATTAATCAACTTCAATCAAGTTCAAGATTAGTATCAGGAAACGATGAATTATATAAAAAATTAGAAAGCATTCTTGCAAAACATAAATCGCAACAAAACAGTCTGGTATATCCTACAGGATATATGGCAAATCTAGGGGCAATAAGTGCTATTGCCAAGAAAAGAGACATTATTCTAAGTGATGAGTTAAATCATGCAAGCATTATTGAATCATGTAAGCTTACTGATTCAAAAATTATTATTTACAAACATAATGACATGCAAGATTTAGAAAAAAAACTCAAATTAAAAGCAAATAACAAGTTCGTAATCACTGAAGGGATATTCAGCATGGATGGAGATTTTTCGTCATTGAAACAAATATCAGAATTGTCAGAAAAACAAAATGCAATAACAATAGTAGATGATGCGCACGGAGATTTTGTTGTTGGAAGAGATGGAAGTGGAACTCCGAGTTATTTTAATGTGGAAAAGAAAATTGATTTGTACATAAGCAGTCTAAGTAAAGGTTTAGGATCTTTTGGAGGGTATGTTGCGTCAAAAAATAATGTAATTGATTTATGTATAAATAAATCAAAATCCTTCATTTACACATCAGCGCTTCCTTCATTTTTAATTGAATATTCAATAAAGAGATTCAAATCAAATAGAGAAAAACGAAAGAAAAAACTAGAAAGAAATACTAGAAAATTAATTAAAGGATTAAAGCAAATTGGATTTGAAATTAATTCCACCACTCATATAATTCCAATAATCATAGGAGATGAAAAAACGGCCATGGAATTTGGAGAATTCTTGATGAACAGGGGAGTTTTTGCCCAGCCAATTAGATATCCGACAGTTCCCAAAAACAAGGCAAGATTAAGAATTTCGGTCACAGCATGGCTGTCAGATAAAGACATTGAAAGATCGCTTGAAATTTTTGAGAAAGCATTTAGAAAATTTTGCAACTAG